The Cryptomeria japonica chromosome 2, Sugi_1.0, whole genome shotgun sequence region tcaggggctagatcccaattccttgttacaccctcactatatccagggtccttatgtgacaacaaacgaagttggagtgtacgtagaccaaatcctcagctttctttgcacccaaacgattacgtttgactgagtggatgaaggagtatgtactccaattccgctcagctgaagaagaacttgcaacctgttaaaagttaaaacataattagaaatttataaattaaaattataaaataaaaatatgatagcatcaaatggaattggaaaactataaaaataaaaaataaaaagatacatacttgggagttaagtttaattgcaagaggctgcaagtaagtggagccttgaccatgtacataccaccactcatcagcatccatcccatatctagcattaagagctacaacatcatgattttttgcagatacaaattggccaaactccctcatgacaatatttcttgtctcctcatcttgatatatctttttaaaggcagccctatagccagaagcaacctctgcatctctatatggtggcaccctccttggtgttgcaagcatctctgcactataaaattttggcgtcaaagcaaatgctaagagatgtaacggggtggtcatcttgttccaatggtcaacaacaattttctgcacaactttgaaaaatgtttccgttgggtcattttcttttctatttattacttcttttattttttccaccatgcaatccatgccatcataaatctcgcccaaacatgggcgatcagtatcagcatacctgatcatgctcatgatgggctcagtgaaattcaaaacatattccacatcatcccaccatttctcactaaggatcaatgctcttacttttagagcTCTTTTTGTGTGGGactgcttccatacactccacaagctgttgatgaccatagaactcaaggcgTCTCGCACCTTcagaagtcgtcttaagacgagcgtgtgagatgcaaatcgtgtttcagcaacctaacatgacataacaaaatacacaacatatatcaaatgcaagtctataaaaaatacaaatttaaaactaaaaaattaaaaaataaaatttaaaattagtaattataaattaccttcaacaactccaacttggagaaggtcctgaaaatggcttgtgacatatgatgattagtcacaaacatttgaatctcctcgccctccacatatagttttttcacccaatcaatttgtgtgccaagcttttgcatgattaaattgagtgagtgtactgcgcatggtgtccaaaagatgtgaccatatgtagcctccactatagtccctgctgccctacaatttttagcattgtcagttacaacttggacaacattttgaggccccaccatgtcaatgcattctatcaagatattggcaatgaaacttgcatctttcacttgcccctcacaatccactgctttcaaaaacattgcccctttaggacacactgctataacattgatcaatggcctatttttaatatctttccatccatcagaaacaatggtcacacctgtttcctgccatgtatctttgatgaccttcaactgtgactctacggatgctttctcctttgccaataaggtggttctcaccttttcataccctggacaaacataatcagaaggtgtattgcaaagagtatgcaccatgtcccgaaagtaaggtgatctaacaaggttgaaaggaagcccattgccataaaggcaacgtccaattttggaatctgcaatctctctcagttcatttttgaaggcaaaatccaatgggcctcttttccgtGAAGCCACAACATTCTGATTCTCTACTGCATCAACTGGTGGGTTTTGCATGAAAGGATGTGAACCAGCTGGTCTTGTGGAGCCAATGCTACTAGAAGGCCTCTTAGACATTGAGCTTGGATGGACAAGAGGATGATCAGTCTTTGCTTTGCTACTTCTCCTATCAGCTTCCTCTTGTTCTTTAATATatcccaaaactagagcttttgacagccccttgccatctgatcccttacaaaattttattccacgcccagggatgaaacaaaggtggcctttcactcgaaagtatgagctggtatactcagtgccacaatggttgcattgccaaacaaaacccccaccaccagacactggcttgatcattgttgtataatgccaaagtggtgaatcttgatcaattttaaaggggGCATTTTCAGTTCGGACATTTGCAACtgaactagagcttgcacttgcacttgcacttccagttccagccattatgtatgattatatgaatagtgcacctaaaatgaaaagagaacgcacaacattattgaaaaaaattattaaaatttcgctattataaccccatactatgcatacaaagtgtaaaaaaatatacaagacttctttaaaaaaaattaaaaaaactttaaaaaacttgaaaaaaaaatttaaaaatttgaaaaaaacttggaaaaattcttgaaaacttgaaaaaaattcagattcacttacctttaatggctaaatctttcttctccagtgattcctatgcctttgatgcgtgtctcacaccttcgtagtcgtcaccttcgaagaaaaatacaaaaactaagaagcctgattgtagagaaaaaatcttcaaaaatgcaagtagaataggttgaatgcatgttttgatgcatgaaatgcatcatagaggggtggattagggtttagatgtaaaaataagattaaaaaaattgtttttttattgtttttaattgcTTTCTAACTCGTGGGCcccatttttgggaacccacgggcttgggttcacccgggtcctcttgggttcacccgggtcctcctgggttcgccctgggtcccacccgggtcctgcccaggcggctgggttccctgtgggtcctgcatggcaggacccacagggaacccagccgcctgggcaggacccgggtgggacccagagcGAACCAGGCTGGGACCGGGACCGGGcacggaccaggaccaggacccagcCAAAATAGGGAAGAACCGGTATCACAGGCGTAATCAAGAAACTGTTGGAGAGGAACCCGAGGGATTGGCACACCTAGCTTAGATTTGCTCTTTGGGCAGATCAAACTCGAACCAAGAATTCTTTAGGAACTTCTTATTTCCTAGTTTATGGACAAGAACTGGTTTTTCCAGTACAATCGAAGATCCCAACATTGTGATTCATGCAAGAATATATGGAAGATGAAGACAGAATACAAGCCCATTTGATGCAACTGATGAATTTGGAGGAAAAAAGAGACGTAGCATTGGAAAATTTCGCCAAGCATCAAGGAGTTGTAAAAAGatggtttgatagacaagcaaAGGTCAAAGCTTTTAGAGTTTCAGATCTTGTGCTATATTGGGATAAGGCTCACGAGAAGAAAGGagagcatgataagtttgataaactATGGAAGGGCCCTTATCAGATTGCTGAAATTTTGGGAGAGAATGCTTTTAAACTCAAGACCTTAATGGGAGAGGATGTCCCATTGCCTGTCAATGGACAGTTCCTCAAACTCTATTTTCAATCTTAAACCCCTAAAGGTCTaccttgtacatagttagtttaggtCTTCCTGCTTGGTTGGCTTTGGATTGGTTGTTCTTGTCCTTGTCCGTGTCTTGGTTCGTTTGGGTCTGGTTTGTTTGGTTTTGTCTTAGTTTTGGGTTTGGTTTGCTCGGGTTTGCTTTGGTGGTGGTttgtttttgtttgggtttgcttTTGGGGTGTTCATTAAGAGAAAGGTGAATGTGTTATTTTACACCTTGGTGTTCTCCCACCCTTGTTCCGGTTCATTTCTCGAGTAAATATACATGAAGATCTTTGAACCCTGGGACATTCTTTCTCAGTCACATAATTAGTTTAGAACTTGTACATAGCATGGTAAAAATCGCTCAATGTATCATGATGCTAACATCTTATAATTATTAAATCTTTTCACATTAATTAAACTCCGAGGTATTATGGTTTTCAGGTGAAGCCGTggttagtgaaaaatctaaaatcttgcttcagcgccactgcaatcctcaaaccctagtaagcttcattgcttacaagccaaaggaattgGCGGAATTTGAAAAGCAAAAGAAAGCAATTGGCaaaaagaaggaaaatgagaaaatgaaaaagagaaaacaataaaaggaaatgaatgaaaatgaaataaaatgaaataaaatatcaaaattggctaatgggaacatgcgagtaactccatcagggctatggacactgtactggcaatggagcaatattcgtgagattGCGGCGATAACCTTGTCGGGGCTATAGATGTCCaattggcagcgaggctctatgtAGGATGCTTATGAAGTAGAGATAAACTATGTAGCTAACCATGAAGGAACTTTGACATCATAATATTCTTGTTGAGGggaatgaactcaattgcacacacatgggtaatcaaagactaagtatcTTGATGTATTTTGAGATTTTTTCTCTCGTTTATGTACACTTTCTAACCCTTTGATTCATTGGATTGAATTCTCTGCGGGTTTCGAGAGTTGGATTGAGTTTTATTTTTGCAATGTTCAAGAACATTTTCTCAGTGGAGTCACCAAATGTTGTGACCatatcacacatcgccccatcaaaatggggacccctcttttttTGGTTCTTCTTTTTGTCTAGTCTTGCGCCTCTCTCTACTTTCAAGATGAAATGAGTGAGTTTATAGGGTTAGCATAGATCAGGCCAGGTCAAGTTAGGAGTCGTCATTGCTCAGAAGTTTGTCTTTTAGGTCCTGTCCCTCCAAAGGTCCAAGAGCGAAAATTTCCTTCATAGGCCTTCTTGGGAGGACGAATTGGTGATGCCTTCATTTGGAGTTGGAAACCTTAGATGATGGTGAGTTTCATGGTCGTAGGAGTCTTGTCCTTAGAAGGGTCGGTAAGTGAATGTTATCTATCATGACTTTGTCCTTCGAAGGGATGGTGAGCGAGCTGCACTTTCAAGCCTTGTCCTTGGAGCAGTCTTAGAGAAAATTTGACTCATGTCCTTGCTTTGGTCTTTCAGCGAAGAGATGATATTTAGGTCATGTCCTTAGAAAGGACATTGAGCGAAATTTGTTGATGGTCAATCAAACTTAAAGAATGTGGTGAATGAAATATGATATTTAGGTCCTATCTTCATGAATGTCTAAGATCGAATTCATACTTTGAGCCTGTCCTTAGGCTGGTCCAAGAGCAAAAATTTCATTTGGGGCCTGTCCTTTGGCAGGACAAAGAGCGAAAATGTGATATAGGGCCTGTCCTTAGGCCGGTCAGAGAGCGAACTACTTGTTTCAGACCTTGATCGATCAAATCAAATGATGCAATTTAATTTTGGTCTTAGAGAGGACACAAAGCGAAATTCCTTTTGGGGCCTGTCCTTAGACCGGTCTTAGAGCGAACCATCTTTTGAAGGCTATCTATAATATCCCCCttatttttttcccaattttttccacaattacattctacacaacacttgttatggttaggaaatgaaaaccaaatgctactgaaagtaaccctccactttctgttcactgagagcccaatctgggagggtgagaacATACAATGTCGAGGGGATCTttagatgccaataactgaaaatgattacaatcttcgggcggcaagccagccccttccgcttatataGCGGGATATTGAAAACTATGCAATCACCTAGCAAcaaaccagccaaggacaagccaaagaactgaagaatgcaatcactcaactGCTTGTGCAGCAGGAGGACTAGAAATAGAAATTAatatcaactccaccgcttattcaaTGGGAGGGCAAAATTACAAACTCAAGATAGGCagccaagccagcctcttccaattatgcagtgggactaagagcaataatccgattagatagttgttagtactactaaccatctttacaatgcacaatatggattacaatttaagggaaatcactattccaaaaatagtaaacaaggccagcttcttccacttatgcagtgggacaagaaagaacaatagaaactgttgttagtactactaccagcATTAAATATGAATCATAGCATATAAGAGTGATGAACCAAGTGCAATAATATGGCCAACAGCTGCaaatgaaaccaagccctttctcttcacaccaatgaactcacacaccccaaaaccaactccaaaaaccaaaaactctaattcTGATATACTCCCAGCACGCTAaaaacacacagaccagcaacaccaaatcccacaaacactcacaactcacccaattcttaaccaaatgacaCGAAACTGAAAGCAAATGATCACGAGGAGGTAGGCGATCATTCTTAGGACAACAAAACATGGCAAACTAACCCCAATAGTTTATGCACGCATTCCAAAGCACTCAGCCACATGGTATGGCCAGCTAAGGTACGATTTTGCAAAAATAAAGTCCAAAACACCATTTTAAGCTCTATAAACTGTTGACGTGGACGAAattgcattgctgcaaactccatacggccaacgcagaatagaatagccgactgattatcatactctctcttgagataaggaagtctctaatgctgttttctaagtttgatcaaaggagactacctcaaggtttcttttgtcaggtcttgactgcgggatctctcagtggcttgatgtgtttatgctggaaacacaagggggacttacgtttaactggcaacaagctagtctgctgtgattctcgaattatgcaataaagagcaaaaggaaagggttaggagatctaaaactaacaacccaggtatgcgggtagacggattccacataaccaattcctgcttggccagaatggctcacaaccttgcaggaacggtgcaatcttcaaaggaacttggaagattttcagactggagacgcacggctaagcacccaattctggcgcagctcagacggacacctgcaattgaactaagcacaatcgaaggctcaggttaaccacacaaaaaGATACACAATTagcatatcctcagtggtatgagcctgaatctatcaaatacctgcacacccaaaacataaagatctatctaaaatgctgaaagaaaccatgcaaacaggatgaaaacaagacaataaacaccaaatcaatgtttatatattgatctcatctgcctattacaacaatttctgcagcatctctatgctactgctaagatctaacctattctaactctaaaatctaactatctaaccatctcctaacaatctaaccctttacaaaagaaaggcctctgccttttatagatattacaattttgaatcagaggccaggatggactgcatccaagggtcctgatctgtcttccagaagctggcagcctTGACCCATGCCGacttaattctcagttatccaaccagcaactatctcaactacctgccactatttggctttaattcgggtctatccaatcttcttggtggttgggaatagttatccacaaaaatatcttgcacgagagccataggcagtttacaataaagcaatttcagctttaaaactgaatttctggacttaaatccagctgtgtgcttctttgagaatgcataaacttgtagcattcagagtgttcttttgcTTTTTGCCTCCAATTTCGCCAGTGGACTTCATCTATGTTCAacggcacggttcccaatgctcggttgctctt contains the following coding sequences:
- the LOC131861640 gene encoding uncharacterized protein LOC131861640, producing the protein MAGTGSASASASSSSVANVRTENAPFKIDQDSPLWHYTTMIKPVSGGGGFVWQCNHCGTEYTSSYFRVKGHLCFIPGRGIKFCKGSDGKGLSKALVLGYIKEQEEADRRSSKAKTDHPLVHPSSMSKRPSSSIGSTRPAGSHPFMQNPPVDAVENQNVVASRKRGPLDFAFKNELREIADSKIGRCLYGNGLPFNLVRSPYFRDMVHTLCNTPSDYVCPGYEKVRTTLLAKEKASVESQLKVIKDTWQETGVTIVSDGWKDIKNRPLINVIAVCPKGAMFLKAVDCEGQVKDASFIANILIECIDMVGPQNVVQVVTDNAKNCRAAGTIVEATYGHIFWTPCAVHSLNLIMQKLGTQIDWVKKLYVEGEEIQMFVTNHHMSQAIFRTFSKLELLKVAETRFASHTLVLRRLLKVRDALSSMVINSLWSVWKQSHTKRALKAASALISPNGILLEANVLHLVVKAVFNLSSGSTIT